The following proteins are encoded in a genomic region of Glycine soja cultivar W05 chromosome 17, ASM419377v2, whole genome shotgun sequence:
- the LOC114393450 gene encoding uncharacterized protein LOC114393450 — translation MSMEEPQFREHPKAKIATIPPSQHSDGAAAELRGADCNLASLCEHVQIEGFNSGSFSDIVVNAMGSTYHLHRLILSRSSYFRNMLHGPWKEAGAPVVALHVDDKNVNDEAIAMALAYLYGHHPKLNDNNAFRVLAAASFLDLQDLCGICTDFIISELWTSNFLAYQVFAENQDYGMHGERVRTACWGYLCQSGGMELKEVLPKLSSQTLHALLTSNDLWILNEEKRFELALYTFLAKSAHCKVEHPAHGISGTESATGIHTDSGSSKGKIVTDSCTSNRLETDMGKIGLKTDLKDPSTPSLLVEVADPVADFKDGGVSVSNEQVPQASYVSSPNLNPRYSCDMEGPSLGNSLPDTDEVRTSCYVETPLGAGATSMGATGVGIEGTSEEGPFYHLDNNSWLVRDQSRYCFSSNSCNELTSNDWGRYGTPLFSWNGQVVGRRQLKSHPRGNFRGHGDEYDAFFNIFEGGSLLYCNMSFDALLNVRKQLEELGFPCKAVNDGLWLQMLLSQRVQEIAADTCKVCSLMNMACTCQKQFAFSHGASTSGSYVQEHNQNIMPGNVGNIYVAESSAGERNGLFRPVRVHVRGAIDGLAGIGRGTTFVPASASPPTRFVFSRVPFGVGNRNYPQSAANDDSEARADPNGDLAGDGLTALVGLSLGGSNGTNVHTELTQRGYEMGLQSSMSGTTAGGASTGGIPMQMLETPEHTIGIEWDNVNSTSISLDLKAPLSHFPPFRFGVRFEDVHRLGEGQVKHSPEVFYAGSLWKVSVQAFNDEDPQGRRTLGLFLHRRKAEITDIHRKVHMYVDSREKVTARYQLTVPSKREMTVFGSFKQTGTLLPKAPKGWGWRTALLFDELADLLQNGALRVIAVVQLV, via the exons ATGAGTATGGAGGAACCTCAGTTCCGCGAACATCCCAAAGCCAAAATCGCCACCATTCCGCCGTCGCAGCACTCCGACGGCGCCGCCGCCGAATTGCGCGGTGCCGATTGCAACCTGGCTTCCCTCTGCGAGCATGTCCAAATCGAAGGCTTCAATTCGGGTTCCTTCTCTGATATCGTCGTCAATGCCATGGGTTCCACTTATCACCTCCACCGTCTTATCCTCTCTCGCAGTTCGTATTTCAG GAACATGCTTCATGGGCCTTGGAAAGAAGCCGGTGCTCCTGTTGTGGCTCTTCATGTTGATGATAAGAATGTTAATGATGAGGCAATTGCAATGGCTTTGGCATATCTATACGGACACCACCCTAAGCTTAATGATAATAATGCTTTTCGTGTTCTTGCTGCTGCTTCCTTTCTTGACCTTCAG GATTTATGTGGAATTTGTACGGATTTCATTATATCTGAGCTGTGGACTTCAAACTTCTTGGCTTATCAG GTGTTTGCGGAGAACCAAGACTATGGCATGCATGGGGAGCGTGTTAGAACTGCTTGCTGGGGCTACCTCTGTCAAAGTGGTGGCATGGAATTGAAAGAG GTGCTTCCTAAACTTTCATCTCAAACATTACATGCATTACTGACTTCTAATGATCTGTGGATACTCAATGAAGAGAAACG GTTCGAATTGGCTTTGTACACATTCCTGGCAAAAAGTGCTCATTGCAAGGTTGAACATCCTGCGCATGGAATTTCTGGCACTGAGTCTGCAACCGGTATCCACACTGATTCTGGTAGCTCCAAGGGAAAAATTGTAACTGATAGCTGTACTAGTAACAGGTTGGAAACTGACATGGGGAAAATTGGTCTTAAAACTGATCTAAAGGACCCTAGCACTCCTAGTCTTCTAGTTGAGGTTGCAGATCCAGTGGCAGACTTCAAAGATGGGGGGGTTTCTGTTTCCAATGAACAGGTTCCACAAGCTTCATATGTCAGTTCACCAAACCTGAATCCAAGATATTCTTGTGACATGGAAGGGCCGTCATTGGGTAATTCATTGCCTGATACAGATGAGGTGAGAACATCGTGTTATGTTGAGACACCTCTTGGTGCTGGAGCTACTAGTATGGGAGCCACTGGAGTGGGTATTGAAGGGACATCTGAAGAAGGACCTTTCTACCATTTAGACAACAATAGTTGGTTAGTTAGAGATCAATCAAGATATTGCTTTTCATCGAATTCTTGTAATGAGCTGACATCCAATGATTGGGGAAGATATGGAACTCCTTTATTTTCATGGAATGGCCAGGTTGTTGGCAGAAGACAGCTTAAATCTCACCCCAGAGGAAACTTCAGAGGTCATGGAGATGAATATGACgcatttttcaatatatttgaaGGGGGGTCCCTTTTATATTGCAATATGTCTTTTGATGCACTTCTAAATGTCAGAAAGCAACTTGAAGAATTAGGTTTCCCTTGCAAAGCTGTAAATGACGGTCTTTGGCTGCAG ATGCTTCTTAGTCAGAGGGTACAAGAAATTGCTGCTGATACATGCAAAGTTTGCTCCCTCATGAACATGGCCTGCACTTGTCAGAAGCAATTTGCATTTTCACATGGAGCTTCTACCTCCGGATCTTACGTGCAAGAACACAATCAGAACATTATGCCTGGCAATGTGGGAAATATATATGTTGCTGAATCTTCTGCAGGCGAAAGAAATGGCCTTTTTAGACCTGTACGAGTACATGTTAGAGGTGCTATTGATGGGCTTGCAGGTATTGGCCGTGGAACTACATTTGTTCCAGCATCTGCTTCACCTCCTACACGTTTTGTCTTTTCTCGTGTACCATTTGGAGTTGGCAACAGAAACTATCCTCAGTCTGCGGCCAATGATGATTCAGAGGCACGTGCTGACCCAAATGGAGACCTGGCTGGAGATGGGTTGACAGCTTTAGTTGGGCTAAGCCTGGGAGGGAGTAATGGAACTAATGTACATACAGAGCTAACACAAAGGGGGTATGAAATGGGCTTGCAAAGCAGCATGTCTGGAACTACCGCTGGAGGTGCAAGTACTGGTGGCATTCCCATGCAGATGTTAGAGACACCGGAACATACCATTGGTATAGAATGGGATAATGTCAACAGTACTTCCATATCATTGGATTTGAAAGCACCTTTAAGCCATTTTCCCCCTTTTCGCTTTGG TGTACGTTTCGAGGATGTGCATAGGCTTGGTGAGGGCCAGGTTAAGCATTCCCCAGAAGTTTTCTATGCTGGTTCTTTGTGGAAG GTCAGTGTACAAGCTTTTAATGATGAAGACCCCCAAGGGCGGCGAACCCTTG GGTTGTTTCTTCACCGTCGGAAGGCAGAGATAACTGATATACATAGAAAG GTGCATATGTATGTTGACTCGCGTGAAAAGGTGACTGCACGCTACCAG TTGACTGTTCCATCGAAGAGGGAAATGACGGTGTTTGGAAGCTTTAAACAAACAGGCACTCTTCTACCTAAAGCTCCTAAGGGATGGGGATGGCGAACTGCTCTGCTATTTGATGAGCTTGCTGATCTTCTCCAAAACGGTGCCCTAAGGGTCATTGCTGTAGTGCAgcttgtttaa
- the LOC114393860 gene encoding ubiquitin-like-specific protease ESD4, with the protein MAVVTSNGKRRQHWPSANYHFPSPNSKRPRVSTMSQNHAQSLLSSTSIISRISKYPETKPPLHREVHAPCRPRKFDSPAFNRSFHYPRKEEISYDKGNVLSKNYQRAKNSALASIRFGEKGKEVIEVDADSSKGMVSEDSSVEEDGREHKWQEGGDLVVTEVKDLDANKDMHGVPQQQSTSSVVSELTNGDLNVVNAEKMLDTLSLTPEHDLSSVQAYKKLLDALGQRNDTLERLKAEIQVNEKRMSTFELLRPKKELVEEVPLEPFIPLTKEEEVEVAHAFSADRKKILVSHEKSGIEISGEKFQCLRPGAWLNDEVINMYLELLKERERREPLKFLNCHFFNTFFYKKLISGKNGYDFKSVRRWTSQKKLGYGLHECDKIFVPIHKEIHWCLAVINKKDKKFQYLDSLRGTDARVMKILASYIVDEVKDKTGKDIDVSSWKKEFVEDLPEQQNGYDCGVFMIKYADFYSRNLGLCFNQEHMSYFRRRTAKEILRLKAN; encoded by the exons ATGGCCGTCGTAACCAGCAACGGCAAGCGCCGCCAACATTGGCCATCCGCGAATTACCACTTTCCATCTCCCAATTCCAAAAGACCCAGAGTTTCAACAATGTCCCAAAACCACGCGCAATCCTTGTTATCCTCGACTAGTATCATTTCAAGAATCTCTAAGTACCCCGAAACCAAGCCACCACTGCATAGGGAGGTTCACGCCCCGTGTAGACCACGTAAGTTTGATTCTCCTGCCTTCAATAGAAGTTTTCATTATCCTCGCAAAGAAGAGATTAGTTACGACAAGGGCAACGTGCTCAGTAAAAACTACCAAAGGGCGAAAAATTCTGCGTTGGCTAGCATTAGGTTTGGGGAAAAGGGCAAGGAGGTGATAGAAGTGGATGCTGATAGTTCCAAGGGTATGGTGTCGGAGGATTCGAGTGTGGAAGAAGATGGACGAGAGCACAAGTGGCAAGAAGGTGGTGATTTGGTTGTGACTGAGGTGAAGGATTTGGATGCTAATAAGGATATGCATGGTGTCCCTCAGCAGCAGTCAACTTCTTCCGTTGTTTCTGAGTTGACTAACGGTGATCTGAATGTGGTTAATGCTGAGAAGATGTTGGACACTCTTTCTTTGACTCCTGAGCATGATCTTTCCTCCGTTCAAGCCTACAAGAAGTTGCTCGATGCTCTTGGCCAACGAAATGATACGCTTGAGAGGCTGAAGGCTGAAATTCAAGTTAACGAGAAGCGTATGTCCACATTTGAATTGTTGCGCCCAAAGAAGGAACTAGTTGAG GAAGTTCCATTGGAACCTTTTATTCCTCTTACTAAAGAGGAAGAAGTTGAGGTTGCACATGCCTTTTCTGCCGACAG GAAAAAGATCTTGGTTTCCCATGAGAAATCTGGCATTGAGATCTCTGGAGAAAAGTTTCAATGCCTTAGACCGGGTGCATGGTTAAACGATGAG GTAATAAATATGTACCTTGAATTGCtgaaagagagggagagaagagaacCACTGAAGTTTCTGAACTGTCATTTTTTCAATACCTTTTTCTACAAAAAG TTAATAAGTGGCAAGAATGGGTATGATTTCAAATCTGTGAGGAGATGGACCAGCCAAAAGAAATTGGGATATGGCCTACATGAATGTGATAAA ATATTTGTACCTATTCATAAAGAGATTCATTGGTGCTTGGCTGTTATCAATAAGAAAGATAAGAAATTTCAGTATCTGGACTCACTGAGAGGAACAGATGCCCGAGTGATGAAAATTCTG GCTAGCTATATTGTAGATGAAGTAAAGGACAAGACTGGAAAAGATATTGATGTAAGTTCTTGGAAAAAAGAATTTGTTGAAGACCTTCCTGAGCAGCAGAATGG GTATGATTGTGGGGTGTTTATGATCAAATATGCTGACTTCTATAGCAGAAACTTGGGGTTGTGTTTCAACCAG GAACACATGTCTTACTTTCGGCGCAGAACAGCTAAAGAAATCTTGAGATTAAAAGCTAACTAA
- the LOC114391800 gene encoding kinesin-like protein KIN-13A, with protein sequence MGGQMQQSNASATALYDHAGPGSLHNAAGPATDAGDAVMARWLQSAGLQHLASPLASTAIDQRLLPNLLMQGYGAQSAEEKQRLSKLMRNLNFNGESGSEPYTPTSQNLGVVSDGFYSPDFRGDFGAGLLDLHAMDDTELLSEHVISEPFEPSPFMPGGTRGFVDDFNSISRKQERGEADSDASLFLPTNEKENNTRENNVAKIKVVVRKRPLNKKELAKKEDDIVTVYDNAYLTVHEPKLKVDLTAYVEKHEFCFDAVLDENVTNDEVYRVTVEPIIPTIFEKTKATCFAYGQTGSGKTYTMQPLPLRAAEDLVRQLHRPVYRNQRFKLWLSYFEIYGGKLFDLLSDRKKLCMREDGRQQVCIVGLQEFEVSDVQIVKEFIEKGNAARSTGSTGANEESSRSHAILQLVVKRHNEVKESRRNNNDVNEAKSGKVVGKISFIDLAGSERGADTTDNDRQTRIEGAEINKSLLALKECIRALDNDQIHIPFRGSKLTEVLRDSFVGNSKTVMISCISPNAGSCEHTLNTLRYADRVKSLSKSGNPRKDQAPNPIPPPAIKEVSSTSSLPGSVGAEDFNNGQRQEVKTMDMSRKVVEKESSLYSSAADVDKQSSFSSSCQFNGREEKSSASAPMDREKFEVKNSYGGDSTSQKMNSYSLNVTDEKVQRVSPPRRKGTKEEKSERSVNWVKRDVDGYDHSTTSSKQQSTGNYNITTGSGQSETESSSNVNISAILEEEEALIAAHRKEIEDTMEIVREEMKLLAEVDQPGSLIDNYVTQLSFVLSRKAASLVSLQARLARFQHRLKEQEILSRKRVPR encoded by the exons ATGGGTGGCCAGATGCAGCAGAGCAATGCCTCCGCCACTGCTCTGTATGACCACGCCGGCCCCGGATCCCTGCACAATGCGGCAGGACCGGCCACCGATGCCGGCGACGCCGTCATGGCGCGATGGTTACAATCCGCCGGCTTGCAGCACCTGGCCTCTCCATTGGCTTCCACTGCCATCGATCAACGCCTCCTTCCCAACCTTCTTATGCAG GGTTATGGAGCACAGTCTGCAGAGGAAAAGCAGAGGCTTTCTAAGTTAATGAGAAACCTCAATTTTAATGGGGAATCTGGTTCTGAGCCATATACGCCCACTTCCCAAAATTTAGGTGTTGTATCAGATGGGTTTTATTCTCCAGACTTCAGGGGAGATTTTGGGGCTGGGCTTTTGGATCTTCATGCCATGGATGATACAGAGCTTTTGTCTGAG CATGTTATTTCAGAACCATTTGAACCATCACCCTTTATGCCTGGAGGCACTAGAGGTTTTGTAGATGACTTCAATTCAATTAGCAGAAAGCAGGAGAGAGGAGAAGCAGATTCTGATGCATCACTTTTCTTACctacaaatgaaaaagagaataatacaagagaaaataatgttgctAAGATTAAAGTTGTG GTACGCAAAAGACCATTAAATAAGAAGGAACTTGCTAAGAAGGAGGATGATATTGTAACTGTATATGACAATGCATATTTGACAGTCCATGAACCCAAACTAAAG GTTGATTTGACAGCTTATGTGGAGAAGCATGAGTTTTGTTTTGATGCTGTTCTTGACGAGAATGTTACCAATGATGAA GTATATCGAGTTACCGTAGAACCAATTATTCccacaatttttgagaaaaccaaAGCTACTTGTTTTGCTTATGGTCAGACAG GAAGTGGCAAAACATACACAATGCAACCGTTGCCGCTCAGAGCTGCAGAAGACCTTGTTAGACAATTGCATCGACCAGTATATCGAAATCAGAGATTTAAATTGTGGCTTAGTTACTTTGAGATATATGGTGGAAAACTTTTTGATCTTCTTAGTGATAGAAA GAAACTCTGCATGAGAGAAGATGGACGGCAGCAAGTGTGTATTGTAGGACTGCAAGAATTTGAAGTTTCTGATGTACaaattgtcaaagaattcatTGAAAAGGGGAATGCAGCAAGAAGTACAGGGTCAACCGGTGCAAATGAGGAGTCCTCCAGATCACATGCTATCTTACAACTGGTTGTAAAGAGGCACAATGAGGTAAAAGAGAGCAGGCGGAACAATAATGATGTAAATGAGGCAAAAAGTGGGAAGGTTGTGGGGAAGATTTCTTTTATTGATCTTGCTGGAAGTGAAAGAGGTGCTGATACTACTGACAATGATCGTCAGACAAG GATTGAAGGTGCTGAAATCAACAAGAGCCTTTTGGCTTTGAAGGAGTGCATTCGTGCTTTGGACAATGACCAGATCCATATTCCTTTTCGTGGAAGCAAGCTTACAGAAGTGCTCCGGGACTCCTTTGTTGGAAATTCAAAAACTGTTATGATCTCTTGTATATCCCCAAATGCTGGGTCATGTGAACACACACTTAATACCTTGAGATATGCAGACCG AGTTAAAAGTCTATCCAAGAGTGGAAATCCTAGAAAGGACCAGGCCCCAAATCCTATACCACCACCAGCAATTAAAGAGGTTTCATCCACATCTTCACTTCCAGGTAGTGTTGGTGCAGAGGATTTTAATAATGGTCAACGTCAAGAGGTAAAAACAATGGACATGAGCAGGAAAGTTGTCGAAAAGGAAAGTTCTTTGTACAGCTCCGCTGCTGATGTTGACAAACAATCAAGTTTTTCTTCTAGTTGTCAATTCAATGGGCGAGAGGAAAAAAGCTCAGCTTCTGCCCCAATGGACAGGGAAAAGTTTGAAGTAAAGAATTCTTACGGTGGTGATTCTACCAGTCAGAAGATGAACTCTTATTCCCTAAATGTTACAGATGAGAAAGTGCAAAGGGTGTCTCCTCCACGCAGAAAAGGGACTAAGGAGGAGAAATCTGAAAGATCTGTAAATTGGGTAAAACGGGATGTCGATGGTTATGATCATTCCACCACAAGCTCCAAACAGCAGAGCACAGGAAATTATAACATTACCACTGGATCGGGGCAGTCTGAAACAGAATCCTCTTCTAATGTGAATATCAGCGCAATACTTGAG GAGGAAGAAGCACTAATTGCTGCTCATAGGAAGGAAATTGAAGACACAATGGAGATTGTTCGTGAA GAAATGAAACTACTGGCAGAAGTGGACCAGCCGGGAAGTCTTATTGACAACTACGTGACCCAGTTGAGTTTCGTGCTTTCTCGCAAAGCAGCTAGTCTCGTCAGTCTCCAAGCACGCCTTGCAAGATTCCAACATCGACTAAAAGAACAAGAGATACTAAGTAGAAAAAGAGTGCCCCGTTAA
- the LOC114392489 gene encoding UDP-glucuronic acid decarboxylase 2-like produces MFRERVPFLLVGVAIATVFFQLLPSPSTVAAPHESFLETDSALPTRRVLLEGSTAIQEKRGRVPLGIKGKKQKRVLVTGGAGFVGSHLVDRLIERGDSVIVVDNFFTGRKENVLHHMGNPNFELIRHDVVEPILLEVDQIYHLACPASPVHYKFNPVKTIKTNVVGTLNMLGLAKRVGARFLISSTSEVYGDPLQHPQAETYWGNVNPIGVRSCYDEGKRTAETLAMDYHRGAGIEVRIARIFNTYGPRMCLDDGRVVSNFVAQALRKEPLTVYGDGKQTRSFQYVSDLVEGLMRLMEGEHVGPFNLGNPGEFTMLELAQVVQETIDPNAKIEFRPNTEDDPHKRKPDISKAKELLGWQPSVSLREGLPLMVSDFRQRLFGDSKFTGGKGASASA; encoded by the exons ATGTTTCGCGAGCGCGTGCCGTTCCTCCTCGTGGGCGTGGCCATCGCCACCGTCTTCTTCCAGCTCCTCCCATCTCCATCCACTGTGGCGGCTCCTCACGAGTCGTTCCTTGAGACCGACTCGGCTCTGCCGACTCGGCGGGTGCTGTTGGAAGGGTCGACGGCGATTCAGGAGAAGAGGGGAAGGGTCCCTCTCGGGATTAAAGGCAAGAAGCAGAAGAGGGTCCTGGTGACCGGTGGAGCCGGTTTCGTTGGAAGCCACCTGGTGGACCGTCTGATTGAAAGAGGCGACAGCGTGATCGTGGTTGATAATTTCTTCACGGGAAGGAAAGAGAACGTTCTTCACCACATGGGGAACCCAAACTTCGAACTCATCCGCCACGACGTCGTTGAACCCATCCTTCTGGAGGTTGACCAGATCTACCACTTGGCTTGCCCCGCTTCCCCTGTCCATTACAAGTTCAATCCCGTCAAGACCATC AAGACAAATGTGGTGGGCACGCTCAACATGTTGGGTTTGGCAAAGAGGGTAGGTGCCCGTTTTCTGATTAGTAGCACCAGTGAAGTTTACGGTGATCCACTTCAGCACCCTCAGGCTGAGACCTACTGGGGAAACGTTAATCCCATCG GTGTAAGGAGCTGTTATGACGAGGGAAAGCGCACTGCGGAGACTTTGGCAATGGACTATCACAGAGGTGCTGGTATTGAG GTGAGGATTGCTCGAATCTTCAACACTTATGGACCGAGAATGTGCCTTGATGATGGCCGTGTGGTCAGTAACTTCGTTGCTCAG GCGTTGAGGAAGGAGCCATTGACTGTTTATGGCGATGGAAAACAGACAAGAAGCTTTCAATATGTATCAGACCTG GTAGAAGGCTTAATGCGGCTGATGGAAGGTGAGCATGTCGGTCCTTTCAATCTTGGTAACCCCGGTGAATTCACCATGCTTGAACTGGCTCag GTGGTACAAGAGACTATTGACCCAAATGCGAAGATAGAGTTTAGACCTAACACAGAAGATGACCCACATAAGAGGAAGCCGGACATCTCCAAAGCGAAGGAGCTTCTTGGTTGGCAACCCTCTGTGTCCCTCCGTGAGGGACTTCCTCTAATGGTCTCTGATTTCCGGCAAAGATTGTTCGGTGACTCAAAATTCACTGGCGGCAAAGGTGCATCTGCATCAGCATag
- the LOC114392682 gene encoding late embryogenesis abundant protein Lea5-like yields the protein MARSLSQAKRIGVLVAQSISLIPVHRRGYAVASDVSVRVGLGNIGRRNGIVGGVEEKPDTRDGSKAYSTDWAPDPVTGYYRPINHTPEIDPVELRHRLLRSPPLEPRGVAGHP from the exons ATGGCCCGTTCTCTCTCGCAAGCCAAACGTATTGGTGTCCTTGTTGCTCAATCTATCTCCCTAATTCCCGTTCATCG GCGAGGTTACGCAGTGGCATCCGATGTATCGGTAAGAGTTGGATTGGGTAATATTGGGCGAAGGAATGGAATCGTGGGAGGTGTAGAAGAGAAGCCTGATACAAGAGATGGTTCAAAAGCCTACTCAACTGATTGGGCCCCAGACCCAGTAACAGGTTACTATAGGCCCATTAACCACACCCCTGAAATTGACCCGGTGGAGCTTCGGCATAGGTTGCTCCGATCACCTCCACTAGAGCCTAGAGGAGTTGCTGGACACCCATGA